The Oncorhynchus nerka isolate Pitt River unplaced genomic scaffold, Oner_Uvic_2.0 unplaced_scaffold_1253, whole genome shotgun sequence DNA segment tctctctttatttctttctcttctctgctctctttctcttgcctctatcctctattctcttctctgctctctttctcttgcctctggataaagtaatccttctcccccttaaaagacctagatgcactattgtaaagtggctgttccactggatgtcataaggtgaaagcaccaatttgtaagtcgctctggataagagcgtctgctaaatgacttaaatgtaaatgtaaatgcctctatcctctctctctctctctctctctctctctgtagtcatCAGTTCTGTGTGGACTTGTTGTCTCTCTGTAAGGAAGAGATTAAGAAGTCCAAGGACACTCAGAAGCTCCGCTCCGCCATCGCTGTGTGAGTGGGGtttcttttacacacacactctccccctcACCCGAACCCTACTCACTCTCCCGAACCTACTCTCTCTCACCCGAACCCTCTCTCACCCGAACCCTACTCTCCCCTCACCCCGAACCCTACTCTCTCACCCTCACCGAACCCTACTCTCTCGAACCCTCCTCACCcgaaccctactctctctcaccgaaccctactctctctcacccGAACCCTACTCTTTCTCACCcgaaccctactctctctcacccGAACCCTACTCTCCCTCACCCGAACCCTACTCTCTCACCCGAACCCTACTCACTCTCCCCcgaaccctactctctctcacccgaaccctactctctctcacccgaaccctactctctctcaccctcacccgaaccctactctctctcaccctcacccgaaccctactctctctcacccgaaccctactctctctcaccccctactCTTCTCACCCGAACTCTCTCTCAGAACCCTACTCTCTCACCcgaaccctactctctctctctcgaacccTACTCTCTTCTCACCcgaacctttctctctctcccctcacgaaccctactctctgtctctctcacccgaaccctactctctcctcactctgctctctctcacccgaaccctactctctctcacccGAACCCTCTTCTCTCACCcgaaccctactctctctcacccgaaccctactctctctcacccgaaccctactctctctccccctcaccgaaccctactctctctccctcaccgaaccctactctctctccccctcaccgaaccctactctctctcacccgaaccctactctctctcccctcaccgaACCCACTTTCTCCCCTCACCGAACCCTACTTCTCTCACCGAACCCTCCTCTCACCCGAACCCTACTCTCTCTAGAACCCTACTCTCTCTCGAATACTGAAGACATTTCAGATGTCCTCACCGAACCCTACTTTCTCTCACCcgaaccctactctctctcccctcctgtaggTTCTGTGGTCTGATCCAGTTCCAGGGAGAGGTCCGTAAGAAGGTTCTGttccagctgctgctgctcctctgtCACCCCTTCCCTGTGGTGAGTTAGCTATCTctcatatgtctctctctctctgcatctctctcatctctgtctctctctcatctgtatctcatctgtctcatctctctctctctctgcatctcatctctgtctctgtctctctcatctctctctctctgcatctcatctctctctctcatctgtctctatgcctctctctcatctgtctctcatctgtctctctctctgcctctctctctctctctctctctctctctttgcctctctctctgcctctctctcaatttcaatgtaAGGGtttttattgtcatgggaaacatatgtttacattgccaaagcaagtgaaataaatcatagacaaaagtgaaataaacaataaaaaatgaacagtgaacattacactcacaagttccaaaggaataaagacatttcagatgtctttatacagtgttgtaatgatgtgcaaatagtacaaaaactggttgaccttttcttgtggcaacaggtcacacatcttgctgctgtgatggcacactgtggtgtttcacccaatagatcacttccttttaggtggttgtagattttagcgggtatcggcctaattctgctctgcgtgcattatttggtgttttacgttgtacactgaggatatttttgcagaatttttTCATGTGTTCTCATAAGGgaaatggtgtctagatggaatttgtatttgtggtgtAGAAACCCTTCTTGCCTTgctgactggacctttttggaacaccattattttggtcttactgagatttactgtcagggccctggtctgacagaatctgtgcagaagatctaggtgctgctgttaggccctccttggttggggacagatctaggtgctgctgtaggccctccttggttggggacagatctaggtgctgctgaaggccctccttggttggtgacagatctaggtgctgctgaaggctttccttggttggggacagatctaggtgctgctgtaggccctccttggttggtgacagatctaggtgctgctgtaggctttccttggttggggacagatctaggtgctgctgtaggccctccttggttggggacagatctaggtgctgctgtaggccctccttggttggggacagatctaggtgctgctgtaggccctccttggttggggacagatctaggtgctgctgttggccctccttggttggtgacagatctaggtgctgctgtaggctttccttggttggggacagatctaggtgctgctgttggccctccttggttggggacagatctaggtgctgctgtaggccctccttggttggggacagatctaggtgctgctgtaggccctccttggttggtgacagatctaggtgctgctgtaggctttccttggttggggacagatctaggtgctgctgtaggccctccttggttggggacagatctaggtgctgctgttgaccctccttggttggggacagatctaggtgctgctgtaggccctccttggttggggacagatctaggtgctgctgttgaccctccttggttggggacagatctaggtgctgctgtaggccctccttggttggggacagatctaggtgctgctgttggccctccttggttggggacagatctaggtgctgctgttggccctccttggttggggacagaagcaccagatcatcagcagacatttgacttcggattctaatagggtgaggccgggtgctgcagactgttctagtgcccttgacttggcgagggcactagatgttatatatgttgaagacggtggggcttaagctgcatccctgtctcaccccccgaCCCTGTGgaaggaaatgtgtgtgtgtgtgtgtgttgccatagtgaaggtgtagactccGGTTTtatgggtctctatgtttttggtttgaCACATTTCTCAATTTCTTTTGTAGGTTTTTGCGATCTTCATCAaatcatttgtcattgttgttaattttcttaggttTTCTGCTTGAcatgtttagatttgatagggaagctgagaggccaaatatactgtttaggttttctactgccaagtttacaccttcactattacagtggaacatttTGCCCAGGAAgttgtgatctgataggggtgtcagtggactgatCAGGAAGACCACAGCCAGCCATGTGTAACctgccctcttctcctctttctttcttctttctttctctctcgctctctcgctctctttctctctctctctttctcgctctctttctctcttcctcgctctctttctctctctttctttctctctttctctctacagatcaggaagaccacagccagccaggtgtaatctctctttctctctctctttctgtctttctctttctctctctttctctctacagatCAGGAAGACCACAGCCAACCAGCTGTAATCTCTCTTTGTCTTTACTGATCAGGAAGACCACAGCCAACCAGGtgtaatctctctttctctttactgatcaggaagaccacagccagccaggtgtaatctctctttctctctctttctcttcacagatcaggaagaccacagccagccaggtgtaatctctctttctctctacagttTTTGGTTTGACACATTTCCAGCCAGGTTAATCTTTCTTTCTCTTACAGATCAGGAAGACCACAGCAAGCCAGGTGTAATTTTCTTAGgtttttctctttctgtctttttctctttctcttcacagatcaggaagaccacagccagccaggtgtaatctctctttctctttactgatcaggaagaccacagccagccaggtgtaatctctctttctctttacagatcaggaagaccacagccagccaggtgtaatctctctttctctctacagatcaggaagaccacagccagccaggtgtaATTCTCTTTCTTTACAGATCAGGAagaccacagccagccaggtgtaatctctctttctctctacagatcaggaagaccacagccagccaggtgtaatctctctttctctctacagatcaggaagaccacagccagccaggtgtaatctctctttctctctacagatCAGGAAGACCACAGCAAGCCAGGtgtaatctctctttctctctctctttctgtctttctctctctttctcttcacagatcaggaagaccacagccagccaggtgtaatctctctttctctctacagatcaggaagaccacagccagccaggtgtaatctctctttctctctacagatcaggaagaccacagccagccaggtgtaatctctctttctctctacagatcaggaagaccacagccagccaggtgttctctctctttctcttctacagatcaggaagaccacagccagccaggtgtaatctctctttctatctctctacaGATGTCTACAGATCAGGAagaccacagccagccaggtgtaatctctctttctctctacagatcaggaagaccacagccagccaggtgtaatctctctttctctctacagatcaggaagaccacagccagccaggtgtaatctctctttctctctacagatcaggaagaccacagccagccaggtgtaatctctctttctctctacagatcaggaagaccacagccagccaggtgtaatctctctttctctctacagatcaggaagaccacagccagccaggtgtaatctctctttctctctacagatcaggaagaccacagccagccaggtgtaatctctctttctctctacagatcaggaagaccacagccagccaggtgtaatctctctttctctctacagatcaggaagaccacagccagccaggtgtaatctctctatttctctatctctctccaatcaggaagaccacagccagccaggtgtaatctctctttctctctacagatcaggaagaccacagccagccaggtgtaatctctctatttctctatctctctacagatcaggaagaccacagccagccaggtgtaatctctctttctctctacagatcaggaagaccacagccagccaggtgtaatctctctttctctctacagatcaggaagaccacagccagccaggtgtaatctctctttctctctacagatcaggaagaccacagccagccaggtgtaatctctctttctctctacagatcaggaagaccacagccagccaggtgtaatctctctttctctctatctctctacagatcaggaagaccacagccagccaggtgtaatctctctttctctctacagatcaggaagaccacagccagccaggtgtaATCTCTCTTCTCCCTACAGATCAGGAAGACTACAGCCAGGATGATGTGTAATCTGgtaatctctctatctctactgacACCAACTCTCTAAGATCAGAAGACCACAGCCAACCAGATCAGGAAGTCACAGCCAGCCAGGGAACTCAATTAGTCCACAGATCAGGAagaccacagccagccaggtgtaatctctctttctcccagaaGTGTCCATGTGTAAATCACCCCAGCCACCAGGTTAATATGGTCTAAGCCCCCTCAGATCAGGAAGACCCCAGGTCAGCCAGGTGTAAGCCCCTCTATATCTCTACAGATCAGGAATCCTACAGCCAGCCAGGTCACTAGATGCTTGAACATGGTGTAAAGCCCCCTCTATGGATGATGTCATGACGTCACTAAGTGACACAACTGGTCAGTGAATCAAGACCCCCTCTATCCTAGTCCCCAGTCACTAAGTTAACAGGGTCTAAGCCCCCTCAGGTGTCCCTACACCCCGGTCACTAAGTTAACATGGTGTAAAGCCCCCTCTATCCTACACCCCAGGTCACTAAGTTAACAGGGTGTAAGCCCCCTATCCTACACCCCTCTATCCTACACCCCGGTCACTAAGTTAACATGGTGTAAAGCCCCCTCTATCCTACACCCCGGTCACTAAGTTAACAGGGTGTAAGCCCCCTCTATCCTACACCCCTCTATCCTACACCCCTGGTCACTAAGTTAACAGGGTGTAAGCCCACCTCTATCCTACACCCCGGTCACTAAGTTAACAGGGTGTAACCCCCTCTATCCTACACCCCTCTATCCTACACCCCTGGTCACTAAGTTAACAGGGTGTAAAGCCCCCCTCTATCCTACACCCCGGTCACTAAGTTAACAGGGTGTAAGCCCCCCTCTATCCTACACCCCGGTCACTAAGTTAACAGGGTGTAAGCCCCCCTCTATCCCACCCCCTCTATCCTACACCCCTGGTCACTAAGTTAACAGGGTGTAAGCCCACCTCCATCCTACACCCCGGTCACTAAGTTAACATGGTGTAAGCCCCCTCTATCCTACACCCCGGTCACTAAGTTAACAGGGTTAAGCCCACCTCTATCCTACACCCCCGGTCACTAAGTTAACAGGGTGTAAAGCCCCCCTCTATCCTACACCCCCGGTCACTATGTTAACAGGGTGTAAGCCCACCTCTATCCTACACCCCCGGTCACTAAGTTAACAGGGTGTAAGCCCACCTCTATCCTACACCCCCGGTCACTAAGTTAACATGGTGTAAGCCCACCTCTATCCTACACCCCAGGTCACTAAGTTAACATGGTGTAAGCCCCCTCTATCCTACACCCCCGGTCACTAAGTTAACAGGGTGTAAGCCCACCTCTATCCTACACCCCCGGTCACTAAGTTAACATGGTCTAAGCCCACCTCTATCCTACACCCCCGGTCACTAAGTTAACAGGGTCTAAGCCCACCTCTATCCTACACCCCTGGTCACTAAGTTAACAGGGTGTAAGCCCACCTCTATCCTACACCCCCGGTCACTAAGTTAACAGGGTCTATGCCCCCCTCTATCCTATGCTTTTAAA contains these protein-coding regions:
- the LOC135569024 gene encoding tubulin-specific chaperone D-like, which codes for MLIQQDAAALGQFSEALLHVFRDNLRNDRVSIPFLKMLDQMLARACFDTFTTDQDHQFCVDLLSLCKEEIKKSKDTQKLRSAIAVFCGLIQFQGEVRKKVLFQLLLLLCHPFPVIRKTTASQV